From a single Bacillus pseudomycoides DSM 12442 genomic region:
- a CDS encoding amino acid permease, with the protein MQQKKWGFWVLTAFVVGNMVGAGIFMVPSTLAQTASPLGVTLAWLTTGFGVLMLALVFGNLAIRRPDLTTGPQSHAYALFSSPKKKKMAGFSIVWGYWVANWASNVAIITSFAGYLSLFFPIMKDTRILFSIGSFDVEVGKLITFCICSCLLWGTHMILTNGVNGAGKLNFLATTTKVTGFLLFIVVTLFAFQASKFGQWYTPVIDKEGVSHGLLSQVNLAALTTLWAFIGIESAVLLSNRAKSPKTVKHATVAGLLLTVAIYLGITILTMGVLHIDKLQTSERPLADALNAAMGHGGGKLMALLALTSLFGSILGWILLSSEVPYQAAKEGFFPSFFAKTNKKGSPIYSLRLTNIMSQVFLFSTLSGTIAEAYTFVITVSTLAYLIPYLVSPIFQLKLVATGETYKNEPGSRIMDGIIAVIALCYALWVIKTGSSDIKTFLLGIGLFVIGFAFYPLMNRDKKKNEENKNEQIA; encoded by the coding sequence ATGCAACAAAAAAAATGGGGTTTTTGGGTACTGACAGCATTTGTTGTCGGCAATATGGTTGGCGCTGGTATTTTCATGGTGCCTAGTACATTAGCACAAACAGCAAGCCCACTCGGTGTTACATTAGCTTGGTTAACAACAGGGTTTGGTGTTTTAATGCTAGCTCTTGTTTTCGGTAATTTGGCAATTCGTCGTCCTGACTTAACAACAGGACCACAAAGTCATGCATATGCTTTATTCTCATCACCAAAAAAGAAAAAAATGGCTGGTTTCAGCATAGTTTGGGGCTACTGGGTCGCAAACTGGGCAAGTAATGTTGCTATTATTACATCTTTTGCAGGTTATTTATCACTCTTCTTCCCGATTATGAAAGATACACGTATCTTATTTTCAATCGGCTCTTTCGATGTGGAAGTTGGAAAACTGATTACATTTTGCATCTGTTCATGCTTACTATGGGGAACACATATGATTTTAACAAACGGTGTAAACGGAGCCGGGAAATTAAACTTCCTAGCAACAACAACAAAGGTAACTGGATTCCTTCTATTTATCGTTGTTACTTTGTTTGCATTTCAAGCTTCTAAATTTGGACAATGGTACACACCAGTGATTGATAAAGAAGGCGTGTCACATGGACTACTTTCACAAGTGAATTTAGCCGCTCTTACAACACTTTGGGCATTTATCGGTATTGAATCAGCTGTTCTTTTATCAAACCGTGCGAAATCGCCAAAAACAGTAAAGCATGCAACTGTAGCTGGCTTATTACTAACAGTTGCCATTTATTTAGGAATTACCATTTTAACAATGGGTGTTCTGCACATTGATAAACTTCAAACTTCTGAACGTCCATTAGCCGATGCATTAAATGCTGCAATGGGCCACGGCGGTGGGAAATTGATGGCACTACTTGCTCTTACTTCCCTATTCGGCTCTATCTTAGGCTGGATTTTATTAAGCTCAGAAGTACCTTATCAAGCGGCGAAAGAAGGATTCTTCCCTTCCTTCTTTGCAAAAACAAACAAAAAAGGAAGTCCAATTTATTCACTAAGACTGACAAATATTATGTCGCAAGTCTTCCTTTTCTCAACGTTATCAGGGACCATTGCTGAGGCCTATACATTCGTTATTACTGTCTCAACCTTAGCTTACTTAATCCCTTATCTCGTTTCACCAATCTTCCAATTAAAACTCGTTGCAACTGGTGAAACGTATAAAAACGAACCCGGTTCAAGGATTATGGATGGTATTATCGCAGTCATTGCACTTTGCTATGCACTGTGGGTCATTAAAACTGGCTCCTCAGATATAAAAACATTCCTTCTTGGAATCGGCTTATTTGTAATTGGCTTTGCATTTTATCCATTAATGAATCGCGATAAGAAAAAAAATGAAGAAAATAAAAACGAGCAAATTGCTTAA
- a CDS encoding ABC transporter permease translates to MSIETLWSTRFQKHIQNVIMYFARMISGLLYSFIFVSCVGAYYYAKFLKTSPSKGISLIIIISLLTIMITRCPIRTFIQKPDAVYLLALEEKLTSYFKQSLLYNYVIQLFPLLFTFLIITPLAMQTLQTTVPFLCTIFFILMLIKGWNLYINWIWRDQYNSQIWFIIRFTCNALILYMLFQSVSVVLLGAMLLLLVFLLVYTTKQPTKQIGWEYIIEQEEKMDMHFYQFANFFTEVPQLKKQVKQRKWLTSWLEPILHKKQSTFLYLNTLSFLRANDYFGIYIRLTIIGSFILYFVPNVFAKGAITCCLLYMTSMQLRTLWKYFSGNNIVALYPISHDTRINQFLILVFSLAIVQLALFSIILFAALQDFLPVLSTVIVSIFFIKFIILPKTKKRISSSGI, encoded by the coding sequence ATGTCAATCGAAACACTATGGAGCACTCGTTTCCAAAAGCATATTCAAAACGTCATCATGTACTTTGCACGCATGATTAGCGGTCTACTATACAGTTTCATCTTCGTCTCATGCGTTGGTGCGTATTATTACGCCAAGTTTCTTAAAACATCTCCTTCTAAAGGCATTTCATTAATCATCATTATATCTCTGCTTACCATCATGATAACGAGATGCCCGATTCGTACTTTTATCCAGAAGCCTGACGCTGTCTATTTACTGGCACTCGAAGAGAAATTAACATCTTATTTCAAACAGTCTCTTCTATACAATTATGTCATTCAACTTTTTCCATTGCTATTTACGTTTCTAATCATTACACCGCTAGCAATGCAAACATTACAGACAACCGTTCCATTCTTATGTACGATCTTTTTCATTTTAATGTTAATAAAAGGTTGGAACCTATATATCAATTGGATATGGCGTGATCAATATAACAGCCAAATCTGGTTTATTATTCGCTTCACTTGTAATGCACTTATTCTTTATATGCTCTTTCAGTCCGTATCAGTTGTTCTATTAGGTGCAATGCTATTACTTCTTGTCTTCCTACTTGTTTATACAACAAAACAACCAACAAAACAAATTGGATGGGAATATATAATTGAGCAAGAAGAAAAAATGGACATGCACTTTTACCAATTTGCAAACTTTTTCACAGAAGTTCCACAGCTAAAAAAACAAGTAAAACAAAGAAAATGGCTAACAAGTTGGCTAGAACCTATATTACATAAAAAACAATCTACTTTTTTATATTTGAACACTTTATCATTCTTACGTGCGAATGATTATTTTGGTATATATATTCGTTTAACTATTATCGGTTCTTTTATTTTATATTTCGTACCGAATGTATTTGCAAAAGGCGCTATTACTTGTTGTCTCTTATATATGACCTCTATGCAGCTTCGTACTTTATGGAAATATTTTTCGGGAAATAATATTGTAGCATTATATCCTATCTCACACGACACACGAATAAATCAATTTCTCATTCTTGTATTTTCATTAGCAATCGTTCAGCTAGCGTTATTTTCCATTATTTTATTTGCTGCACTACAGGATTTTTTGCCTGTTCTTTCAACTGTTATAGTCAGCATATTTTTCATCAAATTTATTATCTTACCAAAAACAAAAAAACGAATTTCTTCTTCGGGAATTTAA
- a CDS encoding ABC transporter ATP-binding protein has translation MFSVLQKLTWFFKEHWKRYSIAIGVLLIVNVIEVIPPKVIGLTIDHIKVGSLTNEVIIQYVWILFGAAVGGYVLTYVWQHQLFGGAFVLEKTMRSKFMGHLLKMTPTFYHKNRTGDLMARATNDLKAIAMTAGFGILTLVDSSLYMLTIVFMMGFSISWQLTIAALLPLPIMAYAMNIYGKKLHERFTIAQDAFGDMNDKVLESIAGVRVIRAYVQEKADEQRFHQLGTDVYEKNMKVARIDALFQPTVKMLVGLSYLIGLVYGAFLVFQSKVTLGELVSFNVYLGMMIWPMFAIGELINVMQRGNASLDRVNETLAYEPDVKNVKKPTRVHEPEYIDFDKVSFSYPASPELNLKNVSFSLKQGETLGIVGKTGSGKTTLVRQLLRQYPLGEGDITVSNVTLDEISTENVRGWIGYVPQEHILFSKTARENILFGNREANEEELQKAIEIAAFKKDLEFLPEGLETLVGEKGVSLSGGQKQRISIARAVIQNPEILILDDSLSAVDARTEAAIIENIRRERSGKTTIITTHRLSAVQHADWILVMDNGEIIEEGTHDRLVLNGDWYAEQFERQQGENVEGEVKI, from the coding sequence TTGTTTTCAGTATTACAAAAGTTAACATGGTTTTTTAAAGAACATTGGAAGAGGTATAGCATAGCAATTGGAGTGCTTCTAATTGTAAATGTAATAGAGGTAATTCCTCCGAAAGTAATTGGATTAACAATTGATCATATAAAAGTAGGTTCTTTAACAAACGAAGTGATTATACAGTATGTTTGGATTTTATTTGGGGCGGCAGTTGGTGGGTATGTACTCACCTACGTATGGCAGCACCAATTATTTGGCGGTGCATTCGTGCTTGAAAAAACGATGCGTTCAAAATTTATGGGGCACTTGTTGAAAATGACGCCGACCTTTTATCACAAAAATCGTACTGGTGATTTAATGGCGAGAGCGACAAATGATTTAAAGGCGATTGCTATGACTGCTGGTTTTGGGATTTTGACACTTGTTGATTCTAGTTTATATATGCTCACAATTGTTTTTATGATGGGATTTTCAATCAGTTGGCAACTTACAATTGCGGCACTTCTTCCCTTGCCGATTATGGCATATGCGATGAATATATATGGGAAAAAGTTACATGAACGCTTTACGATTGCTCAAGATGCTTTTGGAGATATGAATGATAAAGTACTTGAATCGATTGCAGGCGTGCGTGTTATCCGTGCATATGTACAGGAAAAAGCTGATGAGCAAAGATTTCATCAATTAGGAACAGACGTATATGAAAAAAATATGAAAGTAGCAAGAATTGATGCACTGTTTCAGCCGACGGTTAAGATGCTAGTTGGTCTTAGTTATTTAATTGGTCTTGTATATGGAGCGTTTTTAGTGTTCCAATCGAAGGTTACTCTTGGTGAACTTGTGTCTTTTAACGTTTATCTTGGGATGATGATTTGGCCAATGTTTGCGATTGGTGAATTAATAAATGTCATGCAGCGCGGAAATGCTTCGCTAGATCGTGTCAATGAAACGTTAGCGTATGAGCCTGACGTGAAGAACGTGAAAAAGCCGACGCGTGTACACGAGCCAGAGTATATCGACTTTGATAAAGTTTCCTTTTCGTATCCTGCTTCACCTGAGCTTAATTTGAAAAATGTTTCTTTTTCATTAAAGCAAGGGGAAACGCTTGGTATTGTTGGGAAAACAGGAAGTGGTAAAACGACTCTTGTTCGCCAACTCCTTCGTCAGTATCCACTTGGAGAAGGGGATATTACGGTGTCGAATGTTACGCTTGATGAAATTTCAACCGAAAACGTACGAGGCTGGATTGGATATGTACCACAAGAGCATATTCTATTTTCAAAAACAGCACGAGAAAATATTTTATTTGGGAACAGAGAAGCAAATGAGGAGGAGCTTCAAAAAGCAATTGAAATTGCAGCATTTAAAAAAGATCTGGAGTTTCTTCCAGAAGGATTAGAGACGCTTGTTGGAGAAAAAGGTGTTTCTCTATCTGGTGGACAAAAACAACGGATTTCGATTGCGCGGGCTGTGATTCAAAATCCGGAAATTTTAATTTTAGATGATTCATTATCGGCTGTGGATGCTCGAACAGAAGCAGCGATTATTGAAAATATACGGAGAGAAAGAAGCGGAAAAACAACAATTATAACAACGCACCGCCTGTCAGCTGTGCAGCATGCTGATTGGATTCTCGTTATGGATAATGGTGAAATTATCGAAGAGGGAACACATGATAGGCTCGTTTTGAATGGTGACTGGTATGCGGAGCAGTTTGAAAGACAGCAGGGCGAAAACGTAGAGGGTGAGGTGAAAATATGA
- a CDS encoding NADP-dependent glyceraldehyde-3-phosphate dehydrogenase codes for MTTSNTYKFYLDGEWRESSSGQTIDIPSPYLHEVIGKVQAITREEVDEAIKSAQQAQKEWAEASLQDRAKYLYKWADELVNMQDEIADIVMKEVGKGYKDAKKEVVRTADLIRYTVDEALHMHGESMMGDSFPGGSKSKLAIIQRAPRGVVLAIAPFNYPVNLSAAKLAPALIMGNAVIFKPATQGAISGIKMVEALHKAGLPKGLVNVATGRGSVIGDYLVEHPGVNMVSFTGGTHTGAHLAKKAAMIPLVLELGGKDPGIVREDADLQEAAKHIVSGAFSYSGQRCTAIKRVLVHENVADELVSLLKDQVAELTVGSPEQDSTIVPLIDDKSADFVQGLVDDAVEKGATIVIGNKRERNLIYPTLIDNVTEDMKVAWEEPFGPILPIIRVSSDEQAIEIANKSDFGLQASVFTKDINKAFAIANKIDTGSVQINGRTERGPDHFPFIGVKGSGMGAQGIRKSLESMTREKVTVLNLV; via the coding sequence ATGACAACTAGCAATACGTACAAATTTTATTTAGACGGTGAATGGAGAGAAAGCTCTTCTGGGCAAACAATTGATATTCCATCACCATACTTACACGAAGTAATTGGTAAAGTACAAGCAATTACTCGTGAAGAGGTTGACGAAGCAATTAAATCAGCACAACAAGCTCAAAAAGAATGGGCTGAAGCTTCTCTTCAAGATCGTGCAAAATATTTATATAAATGGGCTGATGAGCTCGTAAATATGCAAGATGAAATTGCCGATATCGTGATGAAAGAAGTCGGTAAAGGTTATAAAGATGCGAAAAAAGAAGTTGTTCGTACAGCTGATTTAATTCGTTATACTGTAGATGAAGCATTACACATGCATGGCGAAAGCATGATGGGCGATAGCTTCCCTGGTGGATCTAAATCCAAGCTTGCAATCATTCAACGTGCACCACGTGGTGTTGTTTTAGCAATCGCACCATTTAACTACCCTGTAAACTTATCTGCTGCAAAACTTGCACCAGCTCTTATTATGGGGAACGCTGTTATCTTTAAACCAGCAACACAAGGCGCAATTAGCGGTATTAAAATGGTTGAAGCTCTTCATAAAGCAGGTCTTCCAAAAGGACTTGTAAACGTAGCAACAGGACGCGGTTCTGTTATCGGCGACTACTTAGTAGAACATCCTGGCGTAAATATGGTATCGTTCACAGGTGGTACACACACAGGTGCTCACTTAGCGAAAAAAGCTGCTATGATTCCGCTTGTATTAGAACTTGGCGGTAAAGACCCTGGTATCGTACGTGAAGATGCTGACTTACAAGAAGCAGCAAAACATATCGTTAGTGGCGCATTCTCATACTCAGGTCAACGCTGTACTGCAATCAAGCGCGTGCTTGTACATGAAAATGTAGCGGACGAGCTTGTTAGCTTATTAAAAGATCAAGTGGCTGAATTAACTGTTGGTTCTCCAGAACAAGACAGTACAATCGTGCCATTAATCGACGATAAATCTGCTGATTTCGTTCAAGGATTAGTTGACGATGCAGTAGAAAAAGGCGCTACAATCGTAATTGGTAACAAACGCGAGCGCAACTTAATCTACCCAACATTAATTGACAATGTAACAGAAGATATGAAAGTTGCTTGGGAAGAGCCATTCGGCCCAATCCTTCCAATCATCCGTGTTTCTTCTGATGAACAAGCAATTGAAATTGCGAACAAATCAGATTTCGGCTTACAAGCAAGTGTCTTCACAAAAGACATTAATAAAGCATTTGCAATTGCAAACAAAATCGATACTGGTTCCGTTCAAATTAACGGACGTACAGAGCGTGGTCCTGACCACTTCCCATTCATCGGTGTGAAGGGTTCTGGTATGGGAGCACAAGGTATTCGTAAGAGCCTTGAGTCTATGACACGTGAAAAAGTAACTGTATTAAACTTAGTATAA